The genomic interval gaaataaacCATTTGTACAAATTAATTTTTGATTATCAGCCTGTGAAACATCTCACAGGCTGATGTATGTTCTCCTCCAGATGTGAGTGGCTTTTGTGGTTATCTCTTTAATTCATTAGTGAGAGACTTtcctttaattaaaaatgacgGTTTAAGTTTTTTGTTCAAATGCCTAAATACAGCATTTTCCTATTGACCAACCTATTGGCTTTATGAATTATCACTTGTCTGTGAGAGTAAGCCAGCTGTAGCTATAATGTTGTCATTGTATGTATAttgaaagatttatttatttatttatttatttaactatTTAGTTGTTTTATAACAGTAATTTGAAACTGTTTCAGAAGGTACTGACAAATGATGTCATCCTGCCAGTAAGGGAACAAAGTCAGAAAATACtgcaatgttgtttttcttaaagCAATGAGAAATAATGCATTTAACTGTTTAGTTTAGATGACTCTTTGACTTATCTCCCATGAATGGAGAGGAGAAACTCATGACCCTCAAACTGGAATTATACTTctacaaatacacatttaaacatCTCTGCAGATCAGAGGCCTCACGCTCTAATAAGCAATCGAATCTCCTGTTTTAAAGCTTAACAAGTTGCTAAAAAATGTAGTTAATACTCTGCAGTTTTTGCAAATGGCTTTGTTAATGGTATGTGACAAGTGTGCTAAATACAAAATATACTATGCTGGAAGATGATATACTGTGCaccaaattgttttttttttgttttttgtttttttttccccacaatcTTGTAATCCAAATGTCCTTATTACTGATCTACAAAGCATGAATAAATGCTCTATTAACCTTCATAAAGCTTTTTGTTGCAATGTATAAACCCATTATAAAGTATGTCTAAAAAATGGTTTTAAAAAGGGTTAATCCAAGACCTTTCATGGGCTATGTGTTAAATTGTtgtgcaaaaacaacagcaaaactaaaactaaaaatattaTTAATGGATTGTATACTGAATCTCTATTAATAACTGACTTATTAATAAGAATCCCATATGTGAAAGCAGTACTGTTGGTAAGGTCCAGTTCCAAacttcaaaatacattttcaagtcaaaatctGGTGACTAAACAGCATCAGGCAGATAACAAATAATTCCACTAGTCAGTATCAGTCACTACAATAGGAAACTGATAACCCTTGGATGATACCATCTtttttatacagtatgtagaAGTATTTCTCAATTTACAATGGTGATCACTGAAATTCATTAAACTATGGTTGTTGCATTGATCTCAATCTGCAGAACTCAGTGGCAGAAACTTTTCTTTCAAATAACTTGGAGTTACAGACCTCAGAATCTTGTAGGAGTTTCTTCACCTTTGGCACCGGTGGTTTTGGAATATTTGAAAGCATGTACACTGAGGACTTGTATATGTAATTTGGATCTTTAACAAGGCAAAGAAGCACAGGAACAAAACTTGGAGCTTTTGCCAgatgcatttgcatttcatgCCAAATAGTTTGGAAAGTCAATATGCTCTTAGTAAGCCATAATAAAAGCATCTAAAAGATGCTTTCTTTCACATGTGATGATGACCGGGTCAAAATGACTGGGCCCTTATATTTCCACTGAGCAAAATTTGATCAATATTGGAGATAGCAAACTTCCCTTGGTAtgtcttgtatgtgtgtgtagtagCCAAACAGTTTAGATTGGGGTGATAAGGTCCCAAAGAGGCTTTGTTAGCATGGGGATAGATCCAATTAAGTTTGTCAGAGAAGCAGCCAAACATGTGTTTTTGACAAAATTCAAAACGGCAGCCCACATTGATTGAAATTAACCAAGCCAATTTATTGAGGTTGCCATGACCCAAGCAACTTGAGGGGTAAAACGAAGTTTGTTGGTATACAAAAAAGTCCAAGGGTTATAGGTCAAAACTGAATGTTAAGGCCTAAGTATGCtttaaatgaagtatttttCTGGAAACCCCTTTATGATGGTGAGATTGGGAGGGAtgtgaaatgttatttcaaTTTGTATGATTTATCACACACAGACTACAAAGACGTGCAAAAGACACAGCACTCTTCCAAAAGAGATCGGAGAGCTGAAGGCTTTTTAGCCCGCCTTCCAATGTGGCCATTGGCGATAAGTACCAACACACCTAAGCTACTTCATTTGGAGCATACTGAGGCCTTCAGATGGATGAAAGTGTCAACAAATTTTACTATGGATTGTTGATTTGTAGATGGGAAAAAAAGCCTTGAAAAAATGTCCCCCCACAGTAAATTACAAAGAAAGTGGTGAGAAATCTTAAAACCTCAACCATTTACCACTGGCTTTCCAGCACAATGTACAGACTTTACATGTATTACATATTACTATGACATGGCAAGAAAAAATAACTTAATGAGTATATTTATCATAATCTATTCTATATTAAAGTTATGTTAAACTTTGAAGAGGGTGTatttgaatgtgatgaaaacatCCACCTAATCGTACAACAGAGTATGTTTCAAAGATTATTCAGCTGGTTAGGGTTTACCGTACTAActgttagtctgtgtgtgtgtgtgtgtgtgtgtgtgtgtgtgtgtgtgtgtgtgtgtgtgtttggggtggagAGGCCTGCATGTGTACATTTCTTCATCAATGGTTAAAGGCTTTTAAAATCTTTATCTTCCTAGACATCATCCTCATGCAGAAGGCCGTACAGCACATGGGTTAAGATAATTGTTGGGGGGTTTTTTAAGTCGTTTTCTTGAAATCACAAGAAAATTATCTCATGGTCTCAAATATAGcaagctttgttttttcatgatcACAAAAGCTACCCAACTGACTTCCCATGATCATAAGATACAATTGGACAAAATTCATATATGGTAATTCAGCTATGATTAGCGCCTCCAAATGTGAAGTCATAGCATTCTGCGCTTATCTGCAACCCGGAGTGATTAGCTTTCAACAAGAAACCTGAATTCACTTATCCTGGAGTCTTGTTTGCAAGTGAAGGTAAGATGGAACGCGGGATCAACGGGTAGATTGGTGCTTTGTCAGTAGACATGTCCATGCCTCACCAAGCTGTCTTAGTGAAGAGGGACACACGCCAAGCACTGTTTTTACTGAGCAATCTGCATTCCATCTTTCACCTACCATCATGATGGTCACTGATCATTTTGGGTTTAGAGAGTAACTGCCACGGGTCAAGGAAATCAAGTACCTTTGGATATGATGGAGCATGAAGATAGAAAAATGGGTGCTGCATCAACTGTAATGTGGACACTGTGCCAGACTGTCATGGTCGAGTCAGAGTGTCTGAAAGACTCTTCCACTTGTAGAACATTTAGGAACACTAAAATTGCAAATGTTTATTGAATCTAGTCTACTTATTCACTGGGAAGGGTACACTATGCAATTTTTTCAAATATTATTGGGATATTATACCTACTTTTATGGCAGCTGCAGTAGATTCAAGGCCGAATTACCAGCCAAGCAAAGCAGTCAACTACCCAAGAGCTCCTGACCCTGATGTACCCCTAAACCATCAGATTGTGGCAAACAGTGTGTGGTAATGTGAGTAATTGCAACATATTTGGGAATACCAGAACATGAGCTACCAAAGCACCCTATCAATCAACATTATAAGGTGAGTCCTGATTTAGTACGTAATTTTGAGGGGACCTTAAAGTCTAATTTTACACCTTCATTATTTCAGATTATATTGTGAAGCCCAATATTGAATTTATGCATAATGAAACTGCCTCACATCACTTATAGGAATTTTGTACACAATGTAAGTAGAGgaacaaagaggaagtttgGGTTCAACTACTAATTTTAGGTCAACCCTGCCATGAATGGACTAATAACTAATGGTGTTATGTGCTAATGTCAAAAGTTTGTGGCAGTCCTGCCTTATTTTAGCTGATTATACATGATTCTCATGTCAGAATCATAAGAACAGAGTTTGGATTACGTTATGCCACTATCACAAAATAATGATTCTGTGTCATGATAACAATGCTCATTTTTATAATAGATCACAAAGGATATTCTGTGATCACAaggaaataaatggaaaatttACCACTCCAAAGGCCTTCCAAGCTGCTATATATTCACTTCACTCCTGGCAGCAAATAATAGGGCATCACCTTGGATCAGTGGTGACTTTCTTTGGTTACAAACAATCGGGTAAAAAGATAGTTGTCCTCCCAATCTGTTGCCTGCTATATCACTCTCCACTCTAATAGGTCCTTCCTAAAATATTATTAATTTTATAAAGTGTCTGTTTAagcatttatttccattttgtaaaaaaaaaaaaaaaaaaaaaatcaaagatttGATTCATCATTGATCTTTCTTCAGAAAATAGGCCCAGTCATCCTCATACCTAAAAAACTGGATACCAGACAGAGATGGTGGGCAAAGTCAAGATAAAAGCTGGGCAAGGCAACAGGGAGGTAAAATAATACTATACAAATTGAGATGTTTTTCCAAAAAGATATTCCTGTCTGGCTCAGTTAAATGACCTTGTGTCACACTCTCTATATGGGCATTTAAAGGGAGACTTAGGGAGTGTAAAGAGTGTGTGCACTGTGCTATTGGTGTCATGTGGGCAATTAATTGCTAGAGAAATTGAGAAACCATTTTTGGCCTGCCATGACGCCACTAGTTGAGATCAAACACACAGGTGATAATGTGGGTATTCTCATTTAAGAAAATAATGGATTAGAGGTAGGTGGAATTGAaagagtgtgaagagtgtcatctcctccatcaagttcattattttctgtatgGCATCTCACCAATGTCTGGCATTGTGCTTATACCATGGCCACTCACCAAAATAACacatctacagccatgctaggAGCTTTGAAAGGCTGTACTTAAGCGATGCTTTTAGCTCAATGCTattgtcagcatgctaacatgctcaaaaaGACAATTAACATGATGATGTGTGGCAGGTATACTGTTTATCCTATTTACCATCTGtgtttagcatgctaaacaCTGATGGTCACACAACAGTCTTAGAAGAAAATGCAAAGTTGACCcgaggatcatcaaagtcataACAATTTCTcctggggaacatgaatgcaTGTACTGAATTTTGGGCTAACTTGTGGGACAATCCATGTCATAGATATCGTGATATTTCATTGCATAAGTAGAAACTAAAATCTACTGGTGGCGCTATGTGACGTTAGGGGATCAACAAAGTCACTCATCCTCTAGGGACCATGAATGtgtgaaccaaatttcatgacaatctgTTAAACAatcaagatatttcagtcctgGCAAAGTGGTGgtgtttccctgtgtttccttcttttttccccccttgcCCACTTGTCTCCTGTGCCTttcatgtgtgtctttctctgtgtttgtctttgtgggcATGATTATGCTTTCCCGCTCCTGGGCTCCCACAACTGGCTGCAAATCATCATCTTGTTCCATCACTCACAGTGGTAGCTATGCTAAGCATATCTTAAACTCTAACTAAACATGCTAACCAACATTGCCATCAATCGAGCCTTGGAGTTAACATGGCCAATAAATTGAGCCAGAGTTTTAGTTGTCATCATTTGTAGggatattttcacatctgagCTAACTGGTAACATAGTATAAATTATTATTGCGATGATTGCTTAACAATTAGTGGCCTGAATTTGGATTGGGATTCTGCACGTCCTGCTGGACCAGTGCAAAAGTTGGGGAGGAGGTGGTTTAAACTTTACTGCGGGTGGTCAAAAAAAATTTTGTGGgatgaaaattatttttttgtgtgtaagcCAATGATCACATTGTCTTGAAATAACCACTGGTTTATTAAGAGTAAACACCACGTGAACAGACATTTAGAAAGTCCTCTTACATGGCTGTGGACTAGACTGAACCTGAGGACGCTTGTTGGCGTTACCATGTAAACATATACAAGGTACAGTGGCTACTAATGACCAAACAGGACAATTATTTAGCCAGATGATCaacaaaaaatcaaatcaaagtgttTAAATGCACAGGAGAACATAATTTTGCTAAGATATTACCTATAGGTATGCATTAGAGGACTGCATTGGGAATGGGAtcctgcaggtcctgcaggACTCAAAGCAAATCTCACAGAAGTGGGCAGTTTAAACTTTGCAGCAGGTGGGAGCGGGAGGTCTGGAACACAAATTGTGGGAGTGGGTAGTAAGTCCAGTGGGAGTGGGCAGGAGCGCAATTAAGACAACAGTCCTGCGCACGGCTCTACTTCCAGGTTCATACACACAAGTGAAAAATCCCTCCCCAAATGAGAGAATATGTTTTGGAAGAATGCTGTTCATCCCTTGATTACAGTTCCACATACTTGGGGAATCTTTGACAAGGAGTGCTGAAGCTTTTCTAGAGGGTCACTGTGGATCAACACCTTACTAAACTGCCAACTGGAATTATGTTTGAGGTGTCCTGATTTTAACAGACAGGTGTCGGTCGTGCAGAAAACAGTACTGTCCTTGTCCATGGTATAATCCACAGTATTCTGTTCATGTCTAGACAAAAACCTACAGATTAGTTTCCAACCTTCTCTGAAAACTCATCAGGGAATACTATTTTTCAAAAGGACTTTGTCAGCTAATATTAGTGATGGTTAACACATATAACAATATATTTCTGTTAATTTTAACACAGTTATTTTCATTCTACCCTTTCTGTCTATGTGAGCTGAAGCCAGTAGTAAACTGCACTATAGTCTGTTGAACATTTTCAGGCATTAGCATTTTGTTTGGCATTATGCTGGCATCTGCAAAAGTAAGCCTAGGTTTCACTTAGATCTTCAGAAGTTATTAATTTCTGTTAAaatttttttgcagcatttaagTGAAATAAACACTAATTAGTACTTTATTACTAAAAAGTAAattagtaacacacacacacacacacacacacacacacatatatagtatatatacacacacacacacacacacacacacacagtgaaagattTGAAACAAAAAGACTAAAGCTAAGACATAAATTTTACCATAAAGAAGGATAAATTGTCAGCCAATTGGTGACTGAGCATGTTCATTTCACTAACaggctttgtttgttgtttctgcagAGACTGGTTGTTGATGTTCTATGGTAATACAAGTTAACAGATGCAGCCATCAACATTAGAGTGATGGGATCTGTAAATTGCCCTTATTTGATCCTGAACTATTCCTTTCATTCTAACGTAGACACAACTTGTCTGTGAAGTTTCAATAAAGTGCCTTCAGAGTTGTGCAGATTTAGTAACTCAACTCAGCTTGCGAACATATTTAGAAGGTCCATATttacagagagaacagagatgaAAGGTTTGAGATGCCCTTAGGGTACTTAAATCTTTTCTTCAAAGAAAAGCGTTTGCATGTTGACTGTGTATAGATTTTAGGTTACATCAGTGCTACCGGTGTGAGAAAGCTCCCCCAAGTTCATCATTCTTATTCTACCCTCCCATGCCATACGACATACAGGGGGTGGACATGATCAATCAAAAACACCTGTAATGATTGTGATAAAACTTGAATTCAAGGTCAGCTAATAAGGTGATGGTAAAACTCTATGGTCACTTTTGAGGTTATAGTTTGCAGTGTTGTTGCATTGGACTGCATTATGGCCCAGTCACATCAACATTTATAACAGCTATGTCTTGGACCAAAATTTCTTCCAATGGAATTGCAGGACTCTGGATTCAATTGCTGTGGCTTTCATAGAGAGTTAAACTTAGGTTAATTCTGTCCAGATCACACTGTTAACCATTTGTAAACCATCTGGGTCTctatttttaaataataattgATGAACTTTATGATTGGTTATGTTTTGCACGTATCAATCATGGATCTGGTCAAAACTTTTTGACCCATGAGGACCTCTCTCTTAATGGTGTTCAGGTTATTTACTTCTCCCTCTTTGTATTTATTGGGGCCACtaaatattaatgttattaatatCAGCACACTTAAAAACTATGGCTTTACAAATGGAACTTAAAAATAACTGTAAAGTTATATCAGTTATATCTCTGACACCAAGTGAATACTAGAATCATTACAAATGTACTTTTCGTCACAGACCTATTGTAGCTGATTACATGATGTGCTAATGATGATTTGTCCACACTCTGTTTGTGGATTGTTAAATCAAACTTGCTGCAATCTTAGAAATTTAGTTGTTCTGCTTTGTAGTAACTACATTTTGTTTGCTTGGTTTCTGTCTCCTCAATGCAGagggttgtgtttttctgttaaatGTAATTGAGTTGTGTCCATTCCTTGCTCTCTAGACCTTTATCTTCATTCCTTTCTGGCTCCTTCATCTTCTACTCCTTTCCGTCCACCTTCTGTAATTAGATGATGTCTGACTCCACCACACATTGCTCGGTGTACTCCTTCACCAGCTCCACACTCAGGGTGTTATGGCAGAATTCGGCCATGGGCTTCCAGAGTGGTGGATCCAGGAACATCTGACACATCACGTGACCCTTCAGGGTGGCAGTGTGGCACTGCAGGTGGCACAAGAACTGCTGCCGAGCCAGGTCCAGGTCTTTACCGAACATGTCAATGTTCAGGTAATACCtcataagaaaaaaagagtatcatttgaatgaatttgaaCAAGGATTTATTTCTTTCTGAAATCGAATAACTCTTAAATGTTATGAGCATCTTAAAGTAATTATGTGCAGGATCTAATAAATTAACAATGCTGGACCCTAATGGTGCAATCAAACAATTCTATGGTAGACAGTAGTGCACACCACCAcaatgattaaataaataaaggacaGTTACCAGTCATCTCCAATGGGCACCCTGAAAGGGAAGGTACAGAGGCTGGCCACAGTGGGGCTGGACAGATCATCCACCATCCAGTCGATATCCTTCTTTAGTAGGATGGCCATGTTGCTTGGCAAAGGCTTGAATGGCTGCCAGTCTTGAATGATGGTGGCATTAGGAAGGACCCCCTGCATCAGGTCAGTGGTCAGATACAGCCGATGGATAGCTGTATGGTCAAGACGCACCGGAAGAGAGTTGGAGGAGGAAGTTGACAAGGAGGATTGGATGTCTCCACCCAGACCAAGCTCAGACAGACGGAGCTTGAGGTCTTCAGCTCTGAAGCGCACAAGCAGAATACCCTGTAGAGAAGGAAGCCACTGTCTGAGCTGACAAAGAACTGCAACCCCACGGACTGTATGCAAGACTTTTTGCATTTTACTTGAAGCAATAACAATAGCCATTGAGCATAATCACAGATCCAAACAAAGAAAGAACCTTTAGTCTGCTTTTGTTACCGGTACCTGCTTGGTTATGATGCGATACTTCTGGAAATCCTTGGGTCCAAGCTGATCATCACGGGTCAAGCGGGTTACTTTGACCTCTGGGTACTTGGATTTCACCAGCTCAGAGCAAAAGCGCAGCAGAACTCCTGCCACACCCTTGCCCCTTTCCTGTGGGGCAACACGGAGACCTTCCACCAGCATGGTCTCCCCATCGTCGATCACGCAAACCGACTCTAGAGCAATCTGCCAAGCAAAAAAAAGTACGAATGATGACATTGACATGGTTGTTTTTAGAACTGTATGCCATTCCTGTAGCATGGCTGAAAAAATCCCATTTCTCTTAGCTGTTTTGGAAATTTGGGAAACAGGAACATATTAATCAGCACACGGAGCACTGTCTGCTGTTCATTTGTTTCAGCTAATGACACTCCAGTGGCAGCTATTGGCACTCTTGTGGCACCTAGTGGTACTCTTGTGGCACCTAGTGGTACTCTTGTGGCAGCTAGTGGCAATCCTGTCACAGCTAGTTTTCTGTTCCTCTTTATTTAGCTCCATGGGCAAAATCATAACCTCCATGGTGGAAATAATTACATAAAAAgaatggaaaggaaaaaatacGATAGATTCATGGCTGTTGACCCAACAACAAACCATGCACAGAAATTTGGCCCCACCCTATTTGACAGCATGTCGGGGAGGCATATCTGAGCCGCAAAACAAGTGCCACTTACCTGCCACAGGCTGCCACTGCAGTACCACTACCTGCCAGTGTGAagatctgcagtctcccctccttttccgCATTGCGcccctgtgttttcctctccttttgtcccctgtctgtctctcccttgtctgtcatgtctgagtctgtgtctctgcagggcaTGGCCAACAGGTTGGGCCAAGCCTCCTGTCttcctgagcacagctgcacttAATCAATCAGAAAAGCACCAGTATTCGTCGAAACATCAGTCTACCTCCATGGTAACGACTAAAACCAAGtactttttgtcttgtttttgcttttgtctgccacctgccttcctgactaattttgtgtatgtgctcaggtgccaaatcctcacctgtcctcatcTGCGCCCTGTCAGTCTGTTCCCTCTTAAGACACTGGGTCTGACACATCTGGATCTTGCACAATTCCCTGATCATTCATTAAAACTGTTAACTTTTTATctgcctgctgtgacattttgtaTGTATGCATTGTGAATAAGTGCAATTAAATATGTACAATAAGGTGAAAGTTAAACAAGTAACCATTAATTTGCAGTGGGATCACATCATAGAGTGTACTGTATGCTTAGGTTGCCTTATTACCACTTGCGAATTGATCTTGTTTTCACCTTGTGAGtgcgtgtgtctttgtgtgcttCTACACACTAAAAAAACAAGTAACTAGAAGCACACAGATAAATTTCCTGACTTCCTAATAGACTTTTTGCCTATTCTGAACCAAAGAACTTTAAAGTGTTTTCATACTATCAATCTAACTTACCACTTTTCCCTGTTTGCGAGCCAATATGACAGTGCGGTTGGCCTCCTGCAGCCAGCTGGTGTATCTAGTGGGCAGGTAGTCAAGGCCTCCATAGATGTCCTGGCTCATAGCCATGATCTCATCGAAGTCCTCCTCAGTGGCCACAGTGAACTGAAGGCCTGCCTGGGACAGGGCCTCTGGAAGCTGGGGCATAGTCAGGCTGGTATCAATCTTCATCTTGAAAGAACTGATGAGATACAAAGTGGAGTAGAGATTATTGTCGATTGTATTTATTAAATGTCTCAGAGCAGGGTGTCATTCTCAACCAGTAAAAGTGACACACAACTTTTCCAGCTTCACAGCATGGAAGTTAAAACATTTAAGAATTTTCTTAAACCAGGATTGAGGAGAACTCAAGAGCTGTCCTAACATAGGAGTTTCTGACATATGGAAAATGCTGGGTGATACAGAAATACAGATACAATGGTGTGATACAATGTAAAGAATAATCAAATTAGTGGCTCTGGTCACAGAGAAGATACATTACAAATGCATCAGTATCACGGTATCATAATTGGATGTATAATCCAAgccatgtgtgttcagaggGCATGAATGAAACATACTGTCAGCAGTCCATGAAAGCAGAGAAGTAGAAGTAGTAAAGCATAACCAGAGTTTTTATTTTAGGGAAAGCATGTCTCCATTTAGTATATGGGAGCTTCTAAAAGAGTAACTTCACCCTGGCTAACGATCCTTCTTGTGCTGCCATCAAGTAGTTGCTGCAGGCTCTTTTCATACCGTTTAACGGACAACACTTCACACTGCAACACCGTGCAACTGTGATGCCA from Chaetodon auriga isolate fChaAug3 chromosome 24, fChaAug3.hap1, whole genome shotgun sequence carries:
- the nat16 gene encoding histidine N-acetyltransferase isoform X2, yielding MKIDTSLTMPQLPEALSQAGLQFTVATEEDFDEIMAMSQDIYGGLDYLPTRYTSWLQEANRTVILARKQGKVIALESVCVIDDGETMLVEGLRVAPQERGKGVAGVLLRFCSELVKSKYPEVKVTRLTRDDQLGPKDFQKYRIITKQGILLVRFRAEDLKLRLSELGLGGDIQSSLSTSSSNSLPVRLDHTAIHRLYLTTDLMQGVLPNATIIQDWQPFKPLPSNMAILLKKDIDWMVDDLSSPTVASLCTFPFRVPIGDDWYYLNIDMFGKDLDLARQQFLCHLQCHTATLKGHVMCQMFLDPPLWKPMAEFCHNTLSVELVKEYTEQCVVESDII
- the nat16 gene encoding histidine N-acetyltransferase isoform X1, which gives rise to MILVSMFSSLDQQDNLLKTCSFKMKIDTSLTMPQLPEALSQAGLQFTVATEEDFDEIMAMSQDIYGGLDYLPTRYTSWLQEANRTVILARKQGKVIALESVCVIDDGETMLVEGLRVAPQERGKGVAGVLLRFCSELVKSKYPEVKVTRLTRDDQLGPKDFQKYRIITKQGILLVRFRAEDLKLRLSELGLGGDIQSSLSTSSSNSLPVRLDHTAIHRLYLTTDLMQGVLPNATIIQDWQPFKPLPSNMAILLKKDIDWMVDDLSSPTVASLCTFPFRVPIGDDWYYLNIDMFGKDLDLARQQFLCHLQCHTATLKGHVMCQMFLDPPLWKPMAEFCHNTLSVELVKEYTEQCVVESDII